The following is a genomic window from Anaerolineae bacterium.
GCCTACGTCTTCCTACAACAACGGGTGGACCCGCAGGCGCTGGTACGCATCGAGAGCGCCAGCCTGTCTCCAGAGTACTACCAGACGCTGGATAAGGCTCTCCACCACACCCGCCTGTACGATGGCCTGGTGGTGGCACGGCTGGGGGAGATGCGCTACCCGGACATGGCGGCTGAGGTGGCGGACTTCCTGCGACGTCTAGAGGACGTGAAGATCGTGCTGGCGGTAGGCAACTACGCCGGAGACGTGATCGTGTCTCTGAGATCGCCGGAGCGGGGGATGCGGCTGGACGAGCTGATTCAGCAGGTGATCACGCACGATGGCGCTGCTGGGGGGCACGACTACATGGCGGCCGGCCGGGTACGCGCTTCCTTAGCCGGAGCGGTGGAGGAGACCGAGATGGAGATTGTGCGCCGCTTCACCCAGGCCCTGGGTGTGGATCCTCACCGCGGCCGCCCCCTGCTAGACTGATTCCGTAAGCTCGGCCCACCCAGGCCTGCCTCGCTCTGGGAACTACTTGCTCTCGGCCCGACGGCGGCGGTAGAAGCGCCGGGCCTTAGCCCGGTTGCCGCAGTCTGACATGGCGCACCAGCGACGGCTGCGGTTGCGGCTCCGGTCGAGGAACAGCCAGCCGCATGGGTCTCCGGCGCACTGCCGCACCCGTCCTAGGTCTCCCTGGGTGAGCAGATCGGCGGCGGACCGGACCACCGGCCAGAGGACCCGGTCCAGCGGCGGCTGATCGGACCAGCCCCAGACGTAGCCTCCCCCGACGAAGACAATCCGGGCCTGAGCCATGGCCTCCCCCAGGAAGGCGTTCACCGTCTCCAGGTCTTGAGCCGGCGGGGTACCCTCATGGGCCACGGCGGCGAAAACGCGGTAGATGGACTCGCGCAGCCGGAGAGCGCGCTGCAGAGCGGCGGCGGCCTCCTCCGGCCGACGCTCTGCGTGTCGCAGCAGCTCTTGGGCCTGCTCGGGTTCTAGAGCTCCGGCATGCTGTCCCCAGGCGATCAGGTCCCCGTAGGTCTTCAGCCACTCGATGGGCGCCTCGCTCAGCCGCCAGTCCACGGTGTTGGCGAAATCCAGGCAGAGCTGCCCGCCCAGCAGTTGCAGATCTACTACGCGCCTGTCGGACGTCGAATCAGCCATCATAACCACCTAAACGCTCTTGACAGGTTAGGCCAGCTGTACTACACTCTAACCACTGTAGAGAGAATAGCCGGTCATCACGCAGGTGGCAAACTCCGAGCATCGCATGGCAGGCCGACAGCGGGGGCAGGAGGGGGAATGATCAACCTCTACGCACTGGAGGAGTTGGCGAGGCAGAAGCGGGAGCGGTACGAAGAGGAGGCCCGGCGCGAGCGCTGGCTACGCCAGGTTGCCCCCGACCGTGCGTCCCTGTGGCGGTGGGCGTTCAACAGGGCCGGTCAGGTCCTGGTGGTGCTGGGCTTATGGCTGGAGCTCAGGTCCGGGGCTCTCGTGCCACCGTCTGCGATAGCCGATCACGCACACATCCCAGACTACCTCGATGCCGTTCTCTCGGCAGAACCGAACCGCCTCCGCAGACTCCGCCCCTGGCTGTAGCCACACTCGAGTCAGACCGAGATCGGCGCACTGGCGGAGGACCGGCTCGGCCTCCGCGGGAGGCACGACCATACTGACTACTTCGGGCTTGACCGGGAGGTGGGCCAGCGTGGGGTAGACTGGGCGTCCTAGGATCTGGTCAGCGTTGGGGTTCACCCCGTATACCTCGTATCCGGCCCGGAGCAGAGA
Proteins encoded in this region:
- a CDS encoding CoA-binding protein encodes the protein MIERVEDFTARRRWAVVGASRDPNKYGHRVYASLLRAGYEVYGVNPNADQILGRPVYPTLAHLPVKPEVVSMVVPPAEAEPVLRQCADLGLTRVWLQPGAESAEAVRFCRENGIEVVWDVCVIGYRRRWHESPGPELQP